In a single window of the Drosophila subpulchrella strain 33 F10 #4 breed RU33 chromosome X, RU_Dsub_v1.1 Primary Assembly, whole genome shotgun sequence genome:
- the LOC119557604 gene encoding proton-coupled amino acid transporter 1, whose product MHAEAPKNQTVTVPKQETVVEGAAGETAGGGGAAKVAEKEDHDVDYHPPTSYLETIVHLFKGNIGPGLFAMGDAFKNGGLLVAPLLTIVIAVVSIHCQHVLVTCSKKMRDLKGDTVCADYAQTVEQCFENGPPKLRGWSRTMGRLVDIFICVTQLGFCCIYFVFISTNLKQILQAYDIDMNVHLVMLLAFVPVLLSSLITNLKWLTPVSMFANVCMILGLAITLYYALKDGLPEVEERALWTNGSQLALFFGTAIFAFEGIALVMPLKNAMRKPHQFERPLGVLNVGMFLVSVMFMFAGSVGYMKWGEQVGGSLTLNLGDTILAQSVKLMVSAGVLLGYPLQFFVAIQIMWPSAKQMCGIEGRSLIGELGFRTFMVLVTLAIAEMVPALGLFISLIGALCSTALALVFPPVIELIARSELNKGPGVWICVKNLVILVLALLGFFTGSYESLKQIVKHFGEEEVH is encoded by the exons ATGCATGCCGAG gcgCCAAAAAATCAGACTGTGACAGTTCCAAAACAGGAAACTGTGGTTGAAGGAGCGGCAGGTGAAACAGCAGGTGGAGGTGGAGCAGCCAAGGTCGCCGAGAAAGAGGATCACGATGTGGACTACCATCCGCCTACAAG CTACCTGGAGACGATTGTGCACCTGTTCAAGGGCAACATTGGACCCGGTCTGTTCGCCATGGGGGATGCCTTCAAGAACGGAGGTCTACTGGTGGCCCCACTTCTAACCATTGTGATAGCGGTGGTGTCCATCCACTGTCAACATGTCCTGGTGACCTGCTCCAAGAAGATGCGGGATCTCAAGGGAGATACTGTGTGTGCGGATTACGCGCAGACGGTGGAGCAGTGTTTCGAGAATGGTCCACCCAAGTTAAGGGGCTGGTCCCGAACGATGGGACGTCTGGTGGACATATTCATCTGTGTGACCCAGTTGGGCTTCTGTTGTATCTACTTTGTGTTCATTAGCACGAATCTGAAGCAG ATCCTGCAAGCCTACGACATTGACATGAACGTCCATCTGGTGATGCTGCTGGCCTTTGTGCCCGTGCTCCTCAGTTCACTGATCACGAACCTGAAGTGGCTTACCCCCGTCTCGATGTTCGCAAATGTTTGTATGATCCTGGGACTGGCCATTACCCTGTACTATGCTCTAAAGGACGGACTGCCGGAGGTGGAGGAACGCGCCCTCTGGACGAACGGCTCCCAGCTGGCCCTCTTCTTCGGCACCGCCATCTTTGCCTTCGAGGGCATTGCCCTGGTGATGCCGCTGAAGAACGCCATGCGAAAGCCACACCAGTTCGAGCGACCCCTGGGTGTGCTCAATGTGGGCATGTTCCTCGTCTCCGTCATGTTCATGTTCGCCGGATCCGTGGGCTATATGAAGTGGGGTGAGCAGGTCGGAGGCAGTTTGACCCTTAATCTGGGTGATACCAT ACTGGCTCAGTCCGTCAAACTGATGGTCTCCGCTGGAGTTCTTCTTGGTTATCCACTGCAATTCTTTGTGGCCATTCAGATTATGTGGCCCAGTGCCAAGCAAATGTGCGGCATTGAAGGACGATCGCTGATCGGAGAGCTGGGCTTCCGCACCTTTATGGTCCTGGTGACTC TTGCCATCGCGGAAATGGTTCCGGCCCTGGGACTTTTTATCTCGCTAATCGGAGCACTATGCTCAACGGCTCTGGCCTTGGTCTTTCCACCCGTCATCGAGCTGATCGCTAGGAGTGAGCTCAACAAAGGACCGGGCGTCTGGATTTGCGTAAAGAACCTCGTCATCCTGGTGTTGGCATTACTGGGCTTCTTCACTGGCTCCTACGAGAGTCTCAAGCAAATTGTTAAGCACTTCGGGGAGGAAGAGGTGCACTGA